The genomic segment AGACCGCACGTACCGCGTGAGCGGCGACACGGCCATCGAGAAGGTGAACGAAGCGTTCGGCGTGGACCTGGCGCCCGACGAGGGCGTCTCCGACGGCGAGAAGCGCTTCGAGACCATCGGCGGGCTGATCGCGCACGACATGGGCCACGTGCCCAAGCGCGGCGAACACCATCGCAAGGCGGGCCTGGACTTCGTCGTGCTGCACACCAAGGGCGGCGCCGTGCGCTGGTTCAAGGTGGCGCCCGCCCGCAGCGACGACGACACCGGGTGATCCGCGCCGACCGCTCCGCGGCGCTTCCGTGGGCCCTCCTGCCGGCCGCCGGCCTGGCCCAGGCGGTGTCCATCGCCACGCCCTGGTCCGGCCGGCCGCTCTGGTGGCTGCAGGTCGCGTCGCTCGCCTTGCTCGCGTGGTGCATCGCGCAGCCGATTGAGGTGAAGTCGGTGCTGCTTCGCACCTGGCTGTTTGCCACCGTCTGGCTCACCGGCACGTTCTGGTGGCTGTTCATCTCCATGCACACCTACGGCGGACTGCCCGCGCCGCTGGCGGCCGTGGCCGTGCTGGCGCTCGCGGCCTTCCTGGGCGGCTACTACGCGCTCGCGATGGCGTTCTGGCGCTGGCGGTCACCGGCGGGGCCGCTGCGCTCGATAGCGAGCTTCGCGGCCCTGTGGCTGCTGGCGGAGCTGTTGCGCGGGCGCTGGTTCACCGGCTTCCCCTGGGGCGCGGGCGGCTATGCGCACGTCGACGGGCCACTGGCTTTCCTCGCGCCCTGGATCGGCGTCTATGGCATCGGCGCCGTGGCCGCTGCCATCGCCGCTGCCCTGTCGTTCCTGCCGCAGGCCTGGCGATCGCGGCGCTATTGGCTGGCCGCGGGGGTGTGGGTGCTGCTGCTGGCCGCCTGCACGCAAATCGCGCCCACGCACGATGAAGCCGCCGGTGCGCCGCTGCCCGTCACGCTCCTGCAAGGCAACATCCCGCAGGACGAGAAGTTCGAGGGCCGCACCGGCGTGCCGCTCGCGCTCCAGTGGTATGCCGAGCAACT from the Ramlibacter henchirensis genome contains:
- the lnt gene encoding apolipoprotein N-acyltransferase, whose product is MIRADRSAALPWALLPAAGLAQAVSIATPWSGRPLWWLQVASLALLAWCIAQPIEVKSVLLRTWLFATVWLTGTFWWLFISMHTYGGLPAPLAAVAVLALAAFLGGYYALAMAFWRWRSPAGPLRSIASFAALWLLAELLRGRWFTGFPWGAGGYAHVDGPLAFLAPWIGVYGIGAVAAAIAAALSFLPQAWRSRRYWLAAGVWVLLLAACTQIAPTHDEAAGAPLPVTLLQGNIPQDEKFEGRTGVPLALQWYAEQLTAARTSLVVAPETAIPLLPQQLPEGYLQSLAEHFGRGEQASLIGIPLGSYEQGYTNSVVGLKPGADAYRFDKHHLVPFGEFIPPLFRWFTDLMNIPLGDFNRGSVGQPSFEWQGQRLAPNVCYEDLFGEELAARFVDPRLAPTIFVNVSNIGWFGNTVAIDQHLHISRMRALEFARPVIRATNTGATAIIDHRARVTHSLAPHTRDVLTGEVSGRAGTTPFAWWASRLGLWPLWLLALAPVLGALPRLRRRAGT